The window AAGAAAAGTCGCTTTTTGTCAAGGAAAAAGTCAAGTAGCCGGCACAGCCTGTGACCCTTTCACATATTTTAAGGTGAAAGCGGATAGGAGGGGCGCGTCTTGACAGAGGAATCAAAAAACCGTTCCTTGCTGACGGCAAGAGAACGTGAAATTTTTCATCTGCTCGTTGACGATCATACGACAAAAGATATCGCGGGACGGCTCGGAATCAGCGAAAAGACGGTTCGGAACCACATCTCGAATACGATTCAAAAGCTGGGGGTTTCCGGCAGAGCTCAGGCAATCGTCGAATTATTAAGGTTAGGAGAACTGCGGTTACATTAATATGGAGGGCTCCCGTGGATGGAAGGTCCGCTGCTTGATAAGAAGCAGCGGACTTTCCTCCACTTTTTACAGATTTACATCAAATCTGCCTCGGTGTGTGGGTTTTAAAGGCACTTCGACGTCGCCCGGCTGACTCAGGACGCCACATTTGATTGCATCGTAGGAACTA is drawn from Sporosarcina sp. FSL W7-1349 and contains these coding sequences:
- a CDS encoding helix-turn-helix domain-containing protein, translating into MTEESKNRSLLTAREREIFHLLVDDHTTKDIAGRLGISEKTVRNHISNTIQKLGVSGRAQAIVELLRLGELRLH